The Lysobacter gummosus sequence CATCACCACCGAAGCGATCGTGCCCAAGCCCTGAGCCGCGCGATCGGTTTGATCGGTAAACTGTCGCGCGCATGATCATCCAACGCCCATCCAATGCCCGCGGCCGCGTCCAGGCCGGTTGGCTCGACAGCCGCCACACGTTTTCCTTCGGCGGTTATTACGATCCGGGCTGGATGGGCTTCGGTTGCCTGCGCGTGATCAACGAAGACCGCGTCGATCCCGGCGCGGGCTTCGCTGCGCACCGCCATGCCAACATGGAAATCCTGAGCTACGTGCTCAGCGGGGCGCTGGCGCATCAGGACAGCAGCGGCGGTGGCGGCACCATTCGCCGCGGCGAGTTGCAGTGGATGAGCGCCGGCCACGGCGTGGAGCACAGCGAATTCAACGCATCGGCGAGCGAGCCGGTGCATTTCCTGCAGATCTGGGTGCAGCCCGACCGGCTCAACGCGCAGCCGGCGTATGCGCAGCCGGCGGCGGTGGCGGGCGGCGACGGCGAGTTCGTGCTGCGCGCTTCGCGCGACGGAGTTCATGGCGGCGTGCCGATCCGTCAGGACCTCACGTTGCATTCGCTGGCGCTGGGCAAGGGCACACGGGCGGAGCGTTCGCTGGATTCGCGGCGGATGTATTGGCTGCAGGTCGCGCAAGGGCGCATCGATGCCAACGGGCAGGTGCTGGACGCCGGCGATGCGCTGGGGCTCGTGGAGGAATCCGCGCCCCTGGTCTTGACCGGGCTGGGCGATTCGTCGGCCGATGTGCTTTGGTTCGATTTGCCGCTTGCTGGCTGACAGCAAGAGCGAATCCCCCCTGCCCCCCTTTTTCAAAGGGGGGAACAGCCGCTGTGTTGATGGGGGACTGCCAGGTCGCAACCCTTGATCGGCTCGGATGACAGCGCGGCGACAAAGATTCACCTGCATTCCCGCTTTTGCCGTTCCCCCCTTTAAAAAAGGGGGGCAGGGGGGATTCGCTCTTGCTCCACCCGCCCAAATCCAACACATCCGCCTCTCCCCCTACACCCGGCCCACCCCCGCGCGCTGCTAAACTGCCCGCCCGCGTCGCCACCCGTCGTCCCCCATGACCACCGCAGCCAACGCCCATCCCACCCAGGCCAACGCCGACCAGCGCTACACCGTCACCCTCGCTGATCTGCCGCTGAGCTGCCCGCTGCCGTCGATGGCGCTGTGGAACTCGCACCCGCGCGTGTACCTGCCGATCGAGGCCGAGCGCGAATGCCTGTGCCCGTACTGCGGCGCGCACTTCACCCTGATCGACGCCTGACGCGCACGCCATGCCATCGCCGGAGC is a genomic window containing:
- a CDS encoding pirin family protein, with translation MIIQRPSNARGRVQAGWLDSRHTFSFGGYYDPGWMGFGCLRVINEDRVDPGAGFAAHRHANMEILSYVLSGALAHQDSSGGGGTIRRGELQWMSAGHGVEHSEFNASASEPVHFLQIWVQPDRLNAQPAYAQPAAVAGGDGEFVLRASRDGVHGGVPIRQDLTLHSLALGKGTRAERSLDSRRMYWLQVAQGRIDANGQVLDAGDALGLVEESAPLVLTGLGDSSADVLWFDLPLAG
- a CDS encoding zinc-finger domain-containing protein; this translates as MTTAANAHPTQANADQRYTVTLADLPLSCPLPSMALWNSHPRVYLPIEAERECLCPYCGAHFTLIDA